In the genome of Candidatus Obscuribacterales bacterium, the window TAAGGTGGTAACGACTTTGGCCGCTTTGGAGAAGTGGCCGCTGACGCATCAGTTTCAAACCAAAGTTTATACGACTGGGGCTGTGAATAATGGGGTATTGCAGGGGGATCTCTATGTGGAGGGGGGGGATGATCCGCTGTTTGTCTGGGAGGAGGCGATCGCCCTTGGTAATGCGCTAAATCAGGCAGGGATTCGTCAGGTGCAGGGAAATCTGATTGTGGTGGGTCATTTTGCGATGAATTACGCCATCGATCCGCTGGTTTCTGCCCAGACGCTCCGCATGGGGATGGATCAACGGCTATGGAATAAGGAAGTAAGTAGTCAATATAATTTGATGCCGCCCGGTACGCCTAAACCCCAAGTGGCGATCGCCGGCACTATCCAGCAGAGTGAAGCCATCCCTGCCACAGCGACCCATATATTAACCCACCATTCCCTTGTACTGTCAGAAATTCTGAAGCTGATGAATATCTACAGCAATAATGCGATCGCCGAAATGATTGCCCAAAACCTAGGTGGAGGACCAGCCATGGGACAGCGCATGGCTCAAAAACTCAACCTTCCCGCCGCAGAAGTGCATCTTATTAATGGCTCCGGCCTCGGCGTAGATAACCGCATTTCCCCCAGAGCCGTTGTCACC includes:
- a CDS encoding D-alanyl-D-alanine carboxypeptidase, with protein sequence MLKLLSLGFLSFVSQVWQPEPPPDVIPYRVLGWQSSTVFEVNYEPDPQVEEIVRGYVNQLKGQGKQPERQGVWIQSDWLELGQNQGTTPLSAASLTKVVTTLAALEKWPLTHQFQTKVYTTGAVNNGVLQGDLYVEGGDDPLFVWEEAIALGNALNQAGIRQVQGNLIVVGHFAMNYAIDPLVSAQTLRMGMDQRLWNKEVSSQYNLMPPGTPKPQVAIAGTIQQSEAIPATATHILTHHSLVLSEILKLMNIYSNNAIAEMIAQNLGGGPAMGQRMAQKLNLPAAEVHLINGSGLGVDNRISPRAVVTMFKAIDMAIADETIALSDLFPVAGRDQRGTMKDRNMPKGIIAKTGTLNQVSALAGM